The region CCCCGCCACAGCACCCCCCGGCACCCCGCCCCCGGTCGACACCATGGCCGCCGTGGTGCGGCAGTGGCAGGCCGTGCATCCCGGGATCGACACCGGGCCGATGGAGATCATCGGCCGGATCAACCGCTCGGCCGCGCTGCTCCAGCAGGCCGAGGACGCCCCGTTGCGCCGGGCCGGGCTCACCCGTCCGGAGTTCGACGTCCTCGGGACCCTGCGCCGCACCGGTCACGAACTGACCCCCAGTGAGCTCGCCCGCGAGACGTTCTCCTCCGGTGCCGCCGTCACCAAACGCCTGAAGCAACTGACCGAGCGCGGCCTGGTCGAGCGCCGCGGTGACACCCGTGACCGCCGGGTCGCGCACGTGCGGCTCACCGACGCGGGGCGCGACCTCGTCGACGGCATCCTGCCCCAGCAGCTCGCCTACGAGACGACGGCCCTGTCCGGCATCGACCTCGCCCGCCAACGTGAACTCGCCGACATGCTTGGTGAGTTGCTCGGTCAGCTCGAAGGCCGTCTCGGGGTGCCGCGGGTCTGAGCCGGGCCGGGGGCCCACATGCTTCGTGGTCACTCGCCGTTGACACGAGCCGCGCGGCGCTCCTACGTTCAGGCTCGCCCGGTTCGGGGTTCCGGCTGACGTACGGGATGTCGAACAAGCAGCGTGACCGCGGAGGCGCAGTGGCAGCAGACACCGAGACGCTCACCATCGACCTCGGCACCGACACCGGCGCCTTCCACGGCGGGGCGAGCGGCACGCTCTACGGCCTGTACGGCGACGGAGTGCCCAGCCGCAACGTGGTCGAGGGCATGTACGTCCGCACGGTGTCGACCAAGGCCCAGGACGGCCTCCAGCACCCCGGCGCCGACGCCCTCGAAATCCTGCCCTCCTTCGTGGACTGCGGCGGCAGGGACGTCTACCTCTACATGACCGACATCTACCGGGGTTTCCCCTACCAGTGGCCCGGCACCACCGGCGAGGAACGCCTCGCCGACTACCGGGCCAGGGTGGAGAAGCAGGTCAGGCAGGTCCTGGCGACGGGTGCTCGCAAGTCCCACATCGTCTACGTACCGTTCAACGAACCCGAAGGCAACATGTTCGGCACGGGGGAGTGGAGCTACGACAAGACCTCCTGGCACACCGACCCGCGGCACTACTTCGCCGCCTGGAAGGACCTCCACCGCCTCATCAAGGGCCTCGACCCGCACGCGCGCATCGCGGGTCCCAACACCTGCGTCCTGTACGAGGAGGTGCGGGGCTTCCTGGAGTTCGCCAAGGCCCACGGCGTCCTCCCGGACGTGGTGACCTGGCACGAGCTGTCGACGCCCGCCGCGATCCGTACGAACGTCGCCAAGTACCGTGACATGGAAAGGGACTTGGGGATCGGGCCCCTCCCCGTCAACATCAACGAGTACGCGCACAACTACCACCTGTCCGTGCCCGGGCAGATGATCCAGTGGATCTCCGCCATCGAGGAGTCGAAGATCGACGCCGACATGGCGTACTGGAACATCGACGGCAACCTCAACGACTCGGCGGTCGAGGCGAACAAGGGCAACGGTCAGTGGTGGCTGTTCCACACCTACGGCCGGATGACCGGCCGCACGGTCCAGGTGCGGGCGCCGCACCCCAACGTCCAGTACACCCTCCAGGGCGTCGCCACGCTCGACCGGGACAAGCGCCAGGCCCGCGCCCTGTTCGGCGGCAGCGGCGGCACCGCGGATCTCGTCTTCGAGAACGTCTCCGCCGAGATCTTCGGCGGCACGGTCCACGCCAGGCTCCACGAGATCCCGTGGACCGGCCAGGTCGGCGCCTCGGCACAGCCGTTGCGCCTCAAGGACCTCGAACTGCCGGTCGGCGAAGGCAGGGTGGTCCTCCCCCTCGCCGGCCTCGACGCGATGTCCGCCTACGAGGTCATCCTCTCGCCCGGCGGCGACGGGGTCCTCGCACCGCCCTCGATCGGCTGGCGCCGGTCGTACGACGCGCAGAACGCGACCTGCACGGGCGAGGGTCACTCGAGGAACGGGCCCGAGGGAAGCCCCTCCGACGTCGACAGGTTCGCCACCTCGGGCACCTACCACGTCGGCGGACTACGCACCGGCTCCGACCTCGTCGTCGCCTTCTCCGTCGCGGTCCCGCAGGACGGGACGTACGACCTGAGCGTCTTCGCCAACTCCCACAACCTCCACGAACTCGTGCAGGAGCAGGGCCCCACCAACGTCTTCCTGCGTGTCGACGGCACGGACCCCCAGGAGCTGCGCCTCCCCCTCGGCTACAAGCCGGTCGTCTGGGGGCGCACCGACACCCGGGTGGAGCTGACAGCGGGCGCGCACACGCTCACCCTGTCCGCACGGGACCCCGACCTCGGCGCCACCAAGGGCGACGCGATCATCGACCGGATCGACCTCGTCCTGCGGGACGCGCACGTGAGGGCGCCCGCGCTGTACGAGGCCGAGTACGCGGGCCTCGGCGCCGGTGCCCGCGTGACGTACGAGCACCGCGGCGCCTGCGGGCCGGGTGCCGTGCTCCTGCCGCGCGGAGGCACCGCCACGTTCTGGGTGCACGCGGCCGCTGACGGCGAGGCGCTGGTGACGGTTGATCAACTCGATTCGGGAGAAGGCCTGTTGACGGTCAACGGGGTGGAGGTGGGGGGTCTCGACCGGGACGGGATCCCGCTGTTCCTGGCCGGCGGCATCAACAAGCTGACGGTGACCGGCACTTCGCAGCACCTCGTCCTCGACCGGCTGTGCGTGGGACCGGGAACCGGACGCCTCGGGACCACCGTGTACCCCGCCGAGGAGGGCACGGTGACGGGCGAGGCCACGGTGACGGGCGCCCACACCTTCGCCACCGGCGGGAAGGCGGTCGAGGGAATCGGCCGGGGGCCGGACAACGCCCTCACTCTGACCGTCACGGCGACACGCACCGGACGTCATGCCGTGACCGTCCGCTACTCCAACGGCGAGCAGCCCCCGGCCACCCACTACAATCCCGACCCGGTCTGCCGCCACGCGGAGCTGTCCGTGAACGGGGCGCCGGCGCACCGGATCCTCTTCCCCACCACCTTCCACTTCAACAACTTCTGGGACCTCACCGTCCCCGTCACCCTGAACGCGGGCACCAACACCCTCACCTTCACCGCCGACGAGCGGCCCGACTTCGACGGCGACACCACCAACGCCCACCGACAGCGCTCCGCGTACGCGCCGGTCATCGACCAGGTGGCGGTGACTCCCCTGGCATGAGTTCCGGCCGAGCGTCCAGACAGGACCTAGCCCTCCTCGCCCGCCACATGAACCCCGAAGAACGCCCCCTGCGGGTCCCGCAGGACGGCGATCCGGGGCCCCTCCGGCACGGACGTGGGCTCCATGAGAATGCTGCCGCCCGCCCCGACGGCGGCGTTCGCGGTGGCGTCCACGTCCTCGACCGCGAAGTACGGCAGCCAGTGCGGCGGCAGCGCGTGCGGGAAGTTGTCGTCCATCGTCACCATGCCGCCGAAGTCGGCTCCGTCGATGCCCCACTGCGTGTAGTGCTCGGAGGTGTTCACGGTCCAGCCGAACACCGTGGTGTAGAACTCGACGGCCCGGTCCGGGGCGCGCGTCAGCAGCTCCACCCAGCCGAGCGCGCCCGGCGCGTTGAACAGTCCCGCGCCCGGGAAGGCCCGCGCCTGCCACAGCTGGAAGGCCGCGCCGGTCGGGTCGAACGCCACCGCGAAACGCCCGACGTCGAACACGTCCATCGGGCCGAGGACGACCGTGCCGCCCGCGGCCTGCACCGCGTCCACGGCGGTGTCGGCGTCGGCCACCGCGAACGACACGTTCCAGGCGACGGGCTGCGACTCCTGGTACAGCGGGGAGAGCGCCGCGACCGGCGCGTCGCCGAGGTGTGCGACCGTGTAGCCGCCCGCCTCCTGGCGCGGGTCGGTCTCCGGACGCCAGCCGAGCAGATCGGCGTAGAAGCGCTTGGCCGCCTCCAGATCACTGGTCCCGAGCTCGGTCCAGCACGGACCGCCGGTCACCGGCTTGTCGAGCTTCATGACGTTCCTCCGCCCTTCCGCCAGAAGGCCCCTCCAGCACGCTATGCCCGTGCCCGGGCCGTGGCCATCCGGCGCAGGGCGTCGTGCGCTCAGATGCCGGGGCGGTAGCGCAGCGGATGATCCGCAGGGATCTCCACGAGCACGATCTCGACACCGTCCGGATCGGCGATCCACATCTCGATCAGCCCCCACGGCTCCTTCACCGGCGGGCGCAGGATGTCGACCCCGGCCGCCGAGAGCTCCTCGTACGCCGCGTCGGCGTCGGCCACCTGGAGCCACAGCCTGAGCGCGGGCGAGGGCGGGGCCTCGGAGCGGCCCGAGACCTCCAGGAAGCCGCCGCCGAGGAAGTAGACCGTGCCGTGCTCGGGGCCCGTCCCGAACTCCCGGTGGACGGCGAGGCCCAGCCGCTCGCCGTAGAAGGCGCGGGAGCGCTCCGGGTCGGTGGGCCGCAGAAGGATCCGACTGCTCAGTACATGCACCATGCCCCGGAGCCTAGGGCGCCGACAACAGGGGCGTTACGCTCAGCGGTGCCCGAGCCGCGCCAGAGATTTCGGAGAACCGTTCCATGGACACCGCCGCCGCCACCGGACTGACCTTCCGCGATGCCACCGACGCCGATGTGGACGCCCTCGTCGTGCTGATCGAGTCGGCCTACCGCGGTGACTCCAGCCGGACCGGTTGGACCACGGAGGCGGACATCCTCGAAGGACAGCGGACCGACCCCGAGGGCGTGCTCGCCGTCATCAAGTCGCCGGACAGCCGCCTCCTGACCGTGGAGCGGGACGGCACCGTCGTCGCCTGCTGCCAGCTCGAACACCGTGGCGACCACGCCTACTTCGGCATGTTCGCGGTCAGTCCCGCACTCCAGGGCGGTGGCCTGGGCAAGGTGATCATCGCCGAGGCGGAGCGGCACGCCCACGAGACCTGGGGCGTCGCGGAGATGCACATGACCGTGATCTCCGTACGCGAGGACCTCATCGCCTGGTACGAGCGGCGCGGCTACCGCCGTACGGGAAGGATGACCCCCTTCCCGTACGGCGACGAGCGCTTCGGCATTCCGCAGCGCGACGACCTGCAGTTCGAGCTGCTGGTCAAGCCCCTGGCGCGGCCGGCGAAGTGATCATCAGGCCGTGAAGCGGCCGGTGCGTTTGATCTGGGGGTAGTCGGTGGTCGCACCGTCCAGCTCCAGCGCGCGCACCAGCCGCAGGTGGTCCTGGGTGTTCACCACCCAGCCGATGATCCGCAGATCGGCCTTGCGGGCGTGCTCGACGACCTCCAGGGTCAGCCGGCGGATGTTGAGGCAGACGGTGGCGGCGCCGGCCTCCACGGCGCGGTCCACGACATCGACGCCGTAGCGGCTCGCGATGAGCGCCGTGCGGACGCCCGGCACGAGCCGGGTGATCTCGGCGATCGCCTCGTCGTGGAACGACGACACCTCGACCCGCCCCACCAGATCACGCCGGTGCATCACCTCGGCGAGCGCCCGCGCCGCCGCCGTGTCCTTGATCTCGGCCTGCAGTGGCGCCCTGACGGCGTCCAGGACCTCTTCGAAGACGGGCACGCGCTCACCGTGCCCGGCGTCCAGGGCGCGCAGCTCGGCGAGGGTCATCTCGGTGATCGGCCCCGAACCGTCGGTCGTACGGTCCACGTCCGCGTCGTGCATGACGACCAGCGCGCCGTCCTTGCTCAGATGCAGATCGAGTTCGATCAGGTCGAGGCCCGCGTGCTGGGCGGCGATGAAGGAACGGAGGGTGTTCTCGGGTTCTACACCCATCACTCCGCGATGACCGATGGTGAGGAAGTTCAAGATTCGACTCGCTTCCGTCGACGGCGGCTCGGCTCGCGCGTGGTCTCGGCGGCACCCACGCGGCAAGGCCGCAGCCTAATCGTCCCGCCGCGTGATGTACCCGCTCGTACGCCAGGCAGGGCGTGTCTGCCGCAAGGGGAGAGCGGGCCGTTGCCGCCGGGGCGCGCCACCCGGGCGTGGGCGAGTCTTCTGGCGGTTGACCCCGAGCGCCCCCGGTTCGTTGCTCCTGCCACTTCCCGCGCTTCCCGCGGATGCCCGTGTGTCCGGCGCCACATAGCGGAAGTGTTCGCCTTCGCGGCATCCAGCAGGAAAAAGAGCGGTGAAGTTGGGGTGGTGCAGGATAATCTATCGAGTCTCCCCTTGCGGGAAGGAACCTCATATACATACGGTGTGCTTACGCGAGGTTCTCCCGTGGAGGGTGAGAGATGACGGAAATTCTTGTGCCAGTGGGTGTGGAGGAGCAGGTTCCTCCCGTGGG is a window of Streptomyces mirabilis DNA encoding:
- a CDS encoding MarR family winged helix-turn-helix transcriptional regulator — protein: MAAVVRQWQAVHPGIDTGPMEIIGRINRSAALLQQAEDAPLRRAGLTRPEFDVLGTLRRTGHELTPSELARETFSSGAAVTKRLKQLTERGLVERRGDTRDRRVAHVRLTDAGRDLVDGILPQQLAYETTALSGIDLARQRELADMLGELLGQLEGRLGVPRV
- a CDS encoding cellulosome protein: MSNKQRDRGGAVAADTETLTIDLGTDTGAFHGGASGTLYGLYGDGVPSRNVVEGMYVRTVSTKAQDGLQHPGADALEILPSFVDCGGRDVYLYMTDIYRGFPYQWPGTTGEERLADYRARVEKQVRQVLATGARKSHIVYVPFNEPEGNMFGTGEWSYDKTSWHTDPRHYFAAWKDLHRLIKGLDPHARIAGPNTCVLYEEVRGFLEFAKAHGVLPDVVTWHELSTPAAIRTNVAKYRDMERDLGIGPLPVNINEYAHNYHLSVPGQMIQWISAIEESKIDADMAYWNIDGNLNDSAVEANKGNGQWWLFHTYGRMTGRTVQVRAPHPNVQYTLQGVATLDRDKRQARALFGGSGGTADLVFENVSAEIFGGTVHARLHEIPWTGQVGASAQPLRLKDLELPVGEGRVVLPLAGLDAMSAYEVILSPGGDGVLAPPSIGWRRSYDAQNATCTGEGHSRNGPEGSPSDVDRFATSGTYHVGGLRTGSDLVVAFSVAVPQDGTYDLSVFANSHNLHELVQEQGPTNVFLRVDGTDPQELRLPLGYKPVVWGRTDTRVELTAGAHTLTLSARDPDLGATKGDAIIDRIDLVLRDAHVRAPALYEAEYAGLGAGARVTYEHRGACGPGAVLLPRGGTATFWVHAAADGEALVTVDQLDSGEGLLTVNGVEVGGLDRDGIPLFLAGGINKLTVTGTSQHLVLDRLCVGPGTGRLGTTVYPAEEGTVTGEATVTGAHTFATGGKAVEGIGRGPDNALTLTVTATRTGRHAVTVRYSNGEQPPATHYNPDPVCRHAELSVNGAPAHRILFPTTFHFNNFWDLTVPVTLNAGTNTLTFTADERPDFDGDTTNAHRQRSAYAPVIDQVAVTPLA
- a CDS encoding VOC family protein — translated: MKLDKPVTGGPCWTELGTSDLEAAKRFYADLLGWRPETDPRQEAGGYTVAHLGDAPVAALSPLYQESQPVAWNVSFAVADADTAVDAVQAAGGTVVLGPMDVFDVGRFAVAFDPTGAAFQLWQARAFPGAGLFNAPGALGWVELLTRAPDRAVEFYTTVFGWTVNTSEHYTQWGIDGADFGGMVTMDDNFPHALPPHWLPYFAVEDVDATANAAVGAGGSILMEPTSVPEGPRIAVLRDPQGAFFGVHVAGEEG
- a CDS encoding VOC family protein is translated as MVHVLSSRILLRPTDPERSRAFYGERLGLAVHREFGTGPEHGTVYFLGGGFLEVSGRSEAPPSPALRLWLQVADADAAYEELSAAGVDILRPPVKEPWGLIEMWIADPDGVEIVLVEIPADHPLRYRPGI
- a CDS encoding GNAT family N-acetyltransferase produces the protein MDTAAATGLTFRDATDADVDALVVLIESAYRGDSSRTGWTTEADILEGQRTDPEGVLAVIKSPDSRLLTVERDGTVVACCQLEHRGDHAYFGMFAVSPALQGGGLGKVIIAEAERHAHETWGVAEMHMTVISVREDLIAWYERRGYRRTGRMTPFPYGDERFGIPQRDDLQFELLVKPLARPAK
- a CDS encoding glycerophosphodiester phosphodiesterase, which gives rise to MNFLTIGHRGVMGVEPENTLRSFIAAQHAGLDLIELDLHLSKDGALVVMHDADVDRTTDGSGPITEMTLAELRALDAGHGERVPVFEEVLDAVRAPLQAEIKDTAAARALAEVMHRRDLVGRVEVSSFHDEAIAEITRLVPGVRTALIASRYGVDVVDRAVEAGAATVCLNIRRLTLEVVEHARKADLRIIGWVVNTQDHLRLVRALELDGATTDYPQIKRTGRFTA